Sequence from the Tistrella bauzanensis genome:
GCCAGATTCTGGTCAATCTGACCGGTAATGCCATCAAGTTCACCGATCAGGGACGGGTCACCATCGCCGTGACGCTGCGCCCCGGAACCGGCGATGGCGGGCCGGGCACGACCAGCCATTTGCCGGTGCTGCGCTTCGAGGTGATCGACACCGGCATCGGTATTCCCGCCGAACAGACCCGGCAGCTGTTCGAGGAATATTTTCAGGCCCGCGCCGACACTATGACCCGCGGCCGGGACGCCGAGGCAGATCAGGGGAACGACGCCCGCCAGGGAAGCGACTCCGGACAGGGGATCGGGCAAGAGATCGACACCGGCCGGCCCGTGGGCCGGCTGGCCGGGTTGGGCGGTGGCGCCGGGCTGGGCCTGGCCATCGTCCGCCGGCTGACCGAGCTGCTCGGCGGCTGCATCGGGTGCGACAGCGTTCCCGGCGAAGGCAGCCGGTTCTGGTTCGAGGTGCCGGCGGCACAGGTGCTTGCGGGTAACCGGCCACCGGCGCCAGCCGATGCGGCCCCAATTGGCGCGGCCAGCCTGCGCACCCTGCCCGGCGGTCGTGCGCCGGTCGACACCGACAGCCTCCCGCGCGTTCAGTCAGGACCGGAGATCATGTCCCGAGACGTCGACACAGATGCGGCACCGGCCCCCGGATCCGTCCGCATCCTGCTCGCCGAAGACAATGCGATGAACCAGATGCTTACCGCCCGCGCCCTCGACCGCGCCGGATATCGGGTCGATACGGTCGGCGAGGGCATGGCCGCGGTCGACGCCGCCGCCGGTACGCGCTATGACCTGATCCTGATGGATGTCCAGATGCCGGGGTTGAGCGGGCTGGAGGCCACCCGCCGCATCCGGGCGCTGCCTGATGGCCATGGCCTGATGCCGATCGTGGCGCTGACCGCCAATGCCGGTCGCGAGGCCGAGGATGTCTGCCGTGCCGCCGGGATGGACGATCATCTGTCGAAACCCTTCCGCCGTGACGAGTTGGTCGCAATGGTCCACCGCTGGCTGAAGCGGCCCTCTGTCGGCGATGGACGCAGCGGTTGAATGAATATCGCGTGGGGCGCAAGATTAACTCCCCCTTATTGCGCAAAATGGTATCATCCACACTGAAACACGAACCGCGTCGGCAGGCGGCCGGCACTGTTGCACCCCACATCCTGAATGACCGGAAACCGGAATGAGCGGACATATGGTGGCTGCATGACCATGGATCGTCACCGTGCGAAATCAGCACCATCCATGGCGGAACGCCATGACGATGATGATGCCGTGCGACTGGCGACGCTGACGGATGCCGATGGGCCGGGGAAATGGGCCTTCACCATCCTGGCGGTGTCGTTCGGTGCGCTCACCGCCGGCCTTCTGGTTGCCGGCAATCTGATGACCGGCAACAACCGGTCGATGTCCGGCAGTGGCGCCAGTGCGTCGGCCGGTATGCAGGGCCTCGACATCCGCTTCACCGACCCGGCCTGGGATGGCCGCACCGTGCCCGCCAACGCCCTGTGCAGCCGCTATGGCCCCGCCGGCAAATCGCCGGGGCTGGCGGTCAGCGGTCTTCCGGCAGACACCCGCATGGTGGTCATCGCCTTCAACGACGACAGCTATCAGCGCCTGTCCACCGATGGTGGCCATGGCACCATCGCCATGCCGGTGCCGACCGAACAATCCTGGGTGGCGATACCGCCGGTCGCCGGTGAAAGCCACCAACTGCCGGCCGATATCATCATGGTGAAGCCGCATCGCGGCGCCCTGCACACGGGCACCGCCTATCTGCCACCCTGTTCCGGTGGTGCCGGCAATCACTATTCCGCCGTCGTCCAGGCGGTCCGCACGCCGCCGCCCGGCCCGTCCGGCACCGTGCAGATCATGCCGGAAGATGTGCTGGCGCAGGCGACCATCTCGCTCGGCCGCTATTGATCATCGGCTGAGCGGCACGGCGCGCATGCCGCCGGCGAATTCCCTCAGATCGACGCCCCGCACCAGACTGGCATCCCGTACAGCCGGCACCCCATACAAGCCGGCACCCCATACAAGCCGGCACCCCATACAAGCCGGCACCCCATACAAGACAGGGCGGCATCGCAAGCGATGCCGCCCTGTTTTCGTGCCCGACGGTCAATTTCAGGCCTGACAGTCCGTTTTGTACGCGACAGTCAGGGACGGCGCAGGCGCCGGTCAGCTGTCGCGGTTGCGGGTCAGCGCCTCGATCTGCTTCTGAAGATCGTTCAGGCGGTCGGCCAGCAGCTTGATGTCCTCGCCACCGCCGGATGCGGCGGCGGCCGGTGGGGGTGGCGGCGCGGCCGGACGTTCGTCACCGGCCATGGCACTGCCATCGGGCATGCGCAGACCGCCGGCGAACATCCGCATCGCCTGCTCCATCATCTGCAGGTTCTGCTTGCTCATCTCCTCGATCGAGGGGAAGGGGAATATGGGGCCGAAGGTCCGGCGCACCTGTTCCTGATTGCGGGCCAGCGCTTCCATCGACATTTCCAGATAGCGCGGCACGAAAGACTGCATGCTGTCGCCATAGAAGGAAATCAGTTGCCGCAGGAAGCCGGTCGGCAGCAGGCTGCGACCCTTGCCCTCTTCTTCAACGATGATCTGCGTCAGCACCTGATGGGTGATGTCGTCACCGGTCTTGGCGTCATTGACAATGAAGTCGACATCGTCCTTCACCATCTGCGACAGATGGTCCAGGGTGACGTAGCTGCTGGTTGCCGTATTGTACAGTCGCCGGTTTGCGTACTTCTTGATCTTGACCTTGACCTTCTCGGTCCGCCCGGCGCTCGCTTCCGACTTCTCGGTCATTCTCTCCCCGCGCATTTATCGGGCGAAGCAGGGCGATCAAGCGCGCCTCTCTCCACCATTGACGATCCCACGCCTTCCGTCCGGTGCTCACCACGGCGGCCGATCATGTCCGCCGCCGACGGTTCCACCCGCCCGATGGGCCGGGCTCCGGAGACATCTGCCAAGGGACCGGGCCGGCTGCCGTCCAGCGCCGACCGGGTGCCACGCCCCCGAACCTGCCCATGTTGCATGGCAATAGAGGCAAGGAACGCAGCATGGGTCATTAGATCACAGGGTTGATCCGCACCGCAACAAATCGGCGGTGACGCGTGCCGGCGACATCACGCCGCAAGGCCCCGGGCGGCGCTTTCATACGGCGATGTTGACCGGTATAGTGGCGCCATGTCGATGCCCCCTGACATACCGGCAACCGCCGCCGCCTTTCTCGACCTCTGGGAACGCCAGGCGTCGGCGATGGTGACCGACATCAATCTCGTCAAGGCGATCGATGCCGCGGCGGCTGCCGCCCGCACCGGCGCCACCCGCTCAGCAGACCCGTCGAGGACATCTCCCGCCGATGAGCCGAGCCGCCAGCACGACGGACGACCAGCCAGCCCCGTCGCCGGAAAAGCCCGCAAGCCGCGCCGTCAGGCGCAAGCCCGCGGCCGCGACACCGGACGGCCCGACCCCACAGGCGGCGGCGACGCGCCCGCAGCGCCGGGGGCCGCGGCCGATGCATTATCATCTGGGGATGACCAGCGCCTTGTTGACGAGCTCCGTCGCGGCCTTGCCGATGCTGCGCGACGGCTCGCTGCCCTGGGCGCCGCACCTGGCGGAGCGGGGAGCCCATCTGACCCAGGTGATGCAGGGGCTTGAACCCGCGATCATCGGCGGCTACGTCGCCGCCGAGGCCAAGCGCCGCCTGGAAGCGCTGCTCGCCGGCGTCGCCCGCTATCGCGACCACCCTTATGTCCGCGACCTGCCCGATCCACCGGTGATCTGGCAGGAGGGGGCGACCCGCCTGCTCGATTACGGCGCCGCCGATCCGGCCGGCTTCACGCCGGGCGAGGATGGCATCCGTGGCGAGGGCCGGGTGGCGCTGTTCGTGCCATCGCTGGTCAACCGCCATTATGTGATGGATCTGTCGCGCCGGCGCAGCCTCATGCGCTGGCTGTCGGTGCGGGGCTTCCGGCCCTTGCTGGTCGATTGGGGCGTGCCCGAAGGCGCCGAACTCGACCTTGCG
This genomic interval carries:
- the phaR gene encoding polyhydroxyalkanoate synthesis repressor PhaR; the protein is MTEKSEASAGRTEKVKVKIKKYANRRLYNTATSSYVTLDHLSQMVKDDVDFIVNDAKTGDDITHQVLTQIIVEEEGKGRSLLPTGFLRQLISFYGDSMQSFVPRYLEMSMEALARNQEQVRRTFGPIFPFPSIEEMSKQNLQMMEQAMRMFAGGLRMPDGSAMAGDERPAAPPPPPAAAASGGGEDIKLLADRLNDLQKQIEALTRNRDS